Proteins from a genomic interval of Rhizobium rhododendri:
- a CDS encoding ABC transporter permease, translating into MTFVSGISSPRFTMAAWLTSIRVPATVVLSFAIVALVLAWSLAPGLFTSENPAIGTPAHKLLGPSAAHWFGTDQLGRDLYTRVVYGAASSVRSALIAVVIGVFAGGFIGLLGGFFGGRLDTLLARMVDVLLAIPKFLLAVIVVTAIGFDTTNAAIATGVSAVAMFARVTRSEVIKTRQATFVEASFLLGGSRWHILWRHVLPNASRSVFPLAVLQFGDSIMLIAGLAFLGYGDPPPASDWGLLVSIGKDYLKWPWLVYAPAFVTIATVLSMNRISRWLRKTD; encoded by the coding sequence ATGACCTTTGTTTCCGGCATTTCCAGCCCACGTTTCACCATGGCTGCTTGGCTGACATCTATCCGGGTGCCGGCGACCGTGGTGTTATCCTTCGCAATCGTCGCGCTGGTGCTCGCCTGGTCACTCGCCCCCGGCCTGTTCACAAGCGAGAACCCGGCCATCGGAACGCCTGCCCACAAGCTGCTTGGCCCAAGCGCCGCGCACTGGTTTGGAACCGACCAGCTGGGTCGCGACCTCTATACGCGTGTTGTCTATGGCGCAGCCTCTTCCGTCAGGAGCGCGCTCATCGCTGTCGTCATCGGCGTTTTCGCCGGTGGTTTCATCGGGCTCCTTGGCGGCTTCTTCGGCGGCCGGCTGGACACCCTACTCGCCCGCATGGTCGACGTGCTGCTGGCGATACCGAAATTCCTGCTCGCCGTCATCGTGGTCACCGCAATCGGCTTCGACACCACCAACGCCGCGATCGCCACCGGCGTCTCGGCCGTGGCGATGTTCGCCCGTGTCACGCGGTCGGAGGTCATCAAGACCCGCCAGGCGACCTTCGTCGAGGCATCTTTTCTCCTCGGCGGCTCGCGCTGGCACATCCTCTGGCGCCATGTGCTGCCAAATGCCTCGCGTTCGGTTTTCCCACTGGCAGTGCTGCAATTCGGCGATTCCATCATGCTGATCGCCGGTCTTGCCTTTCTCGGATATGGCGACCCGCCACCTGCCTCGGACTGGGGCCTGCTGGTGTCGATCGGCAAGGATTACCTGAAATGGCCATGGCTGGTCTACGCGCCCGCCTTCGTCACGATCGCGACCGTCCTCTCTATGAACAGGATTAGCCGATGGCTCCGCAAGACAGACTAG
- a CDS encoding ABC transporter permease: MTNPYLYYAGKRLIQAVVVVLLAYVFTFIVVSILPGDPITNVLRNPQNGFTEAEIQEIIVAQGLDKPVLVQLSNSFSHFIIGDLGISMRTNRPVSTLIADVLPSTLILAFTGLVVALLLAITIAYGTRFLRKEFGQGLLRGFPSLFLSVPNFVIGLVLIHIFGFQLGLFRVIKPDSFWATFFAALALGIPISAQIAEVLIANLDHEAGQEYAAVARSRGLSQMRLFAKHLLKPSSLPVVTVIALTIGELLGGSLITEAVFGRNGVGSLVQRSVSTQDLPVLQAIVSLAAVVFVVVNLLADLAYPLLDPRVKLLGFAERRPVTADDNSAVLSQAVKS, translated from the coding sequence ATGACCAACCCCTACCTGTATTACGCTGGAAAGCGCCTCATCCAGGCCGTTGTCGTCGTCCTTCTGGCCTATGTCTTTACGTTCATCGTCGTCAGCATCCTGCCGGGCGACCCGATCACCAACGTTCTGCGCAACCCGCAGAACGGCTTCACCGAGGCCGAGATCCAGGAGATCATCGTAGCCCAGGGTCTGGACAAACCAGTGCTGGTGCAATTGTCCAACTCCTTCTCGCATTTCATCATTGGCGACCTCGGTATCTCGATGAGAACCAACCGGCCTGTATCGACCCTGATCGCCGATGTGCTGCCCTCGACGCTGATCCTTGCGTTCACCGGTCTCGTCGTGGCGCTGTTACTAGCGATAACCATTGCCTATGGAACACGCTTTCTTCGAAAGGAATTTGGCCAGGGGCTGCTGCGCGGCTTTCCTTCCCTGTTCCTGTCGGTGCCCAATTTCGTGATCGGCCTGGTGCTGATCCACATCTTCGGCTTCCAGCTGGGTCTTTTCCGGGTGATCAAGCCGGACAGCTTCTGGGCGACCTTCTTCGCAGCCCTTGCGCTCGGCATTCCCATCTCGGCGCAGATCGCGGAAGTGCTCATCGCCAACCTCGATCACGAGGCCGGGCAAGAATACGCCGCGGTCGCCCGCAGCCGTGGTCTGAGCCAGATGCGGCTCTTTGCCAAGCACCTGCTCAAGCCCTCCTCTCTGCCGGTCGTGACCGTCATCGCGCTGACCATCGGCGAACTGCTCGGCGGCTCGCTGATCACCGAAGCGGTGTTCGGCCGCAACGGCGTCGGCAGCCTTGTGCAGCGCTCTGTCAGCACGCAGGACCTGCCGGTGCTGCAGGCAATCGTCTCGCTGGCGGCAGTGGTCTTCGTGGTCGTCAATCTGCTGGCCGACCTTGCCTACCCTCTGCTCGATCCCCGCGTGAAACTGCTCGGCTTTGCCGAGCGGCGGCCGGTCACCGCCGACGACAATTCGGCCGTTCTTTCTCAAGCGGTGAAATCATGA
- a CDS encoding ABC transporter substrate-binding protein: MTERSAFFSLSRRRLLVGTSALVATAFVATVGLTPTLGAESPREGGDITFLIDSLGDTWIPNNSAISSFQGHIWGHVTDKLIYVDAVGKVSPWLAEKWEQNDKATEFTLHLKSGVTFSDGTPLDAAAVVANLDIWYAGRKKEGINPIGLFPKTYDHSEVVDAATVKVVFKKPTLGFIPTLGYHGSILISPKTIAQPATDQADLSKTSGSGPYVVDSWKEGDFVKLVKRKDYNWGPAAVGHSGPAYIDSITYKLVSEQSLRISAVQSDQAEIAYNASPQELQSLKADGFTVSTPRYLGFVNGWAVNTKLAPYDDVKVRQALQAGINRQEIIDTVYTPDWKLATSFIQSNVPGATDQSALLAYNPDQAGKLLDEAGWVKGADGIRAKDGKPLVLTLYSNPYLATSKSIDELIAQQLGKIGWKVDIRAYDVVTFGQKVAFGGPAVPAYEVTRSFIDAGTVASILTNANNGENWFALDERDTKLNDLRDKIAGAATVEIRKPLLEELQQYVLEQGYFIPRTQMVQRIYVQSPKLKGETYNGIAYASYYTASLSE, translated from the coding sequence ATGACCGAACGTTCCGCATTCTTTTCCCTTTCCCGACGTCGTCTGCTTGTCGGCACGTCCGCGCTGGTAGCAACTGCGTTTGTGGCGACGGTAGGCTTGACCCCGACTCTGGGCGCCGAAAGCCCGCGTGAAGGCGGCGACATCACCTTCCTCATAGATTCGCTGGGTGACACCTGGATTCCCAATAATAGCGCGATTTCCAGCTTCCAGGGCCATATCTGGGGTCATGTGACGGACAAGCTCATCTACGTCGATGCTGTAGGCAAGGTGAGCCCATGGCTGGCCGAAAAATGGGAGCAGAACGATAAGGCCACCGAATTCACACTTCACCTGAAGAGCGGCGTGACCTTCTCCGACGGCACCCCGCTCGACGCAGCGGCTGTCGTCGCCAACCTTGACATCTGGTACGCCGGCCGGAAGAAGGAAGGCATAAACCCGATCGGTCTCTTCCCCAAGACCTACGATCATTCCGAGGTCGTTGACGCCGCCACGGTGAAGGTCGTTTTCAAGAAGCCGACGCTCGGCTTCATCCCGACCCTTGGCTACCACGGCTCGATCCTCATCTCTCCGAAGACGATCGCGCAGCCGGCAACCGACCAGGCTGACCTGAGCAAGACGTCAGGCAGCGGTCCCTATGTGGTTGACTCCTGGAAGGAAGGTGACTTCGTCAAGCTGGTGAAACGCAAAGATTATAACTGGGGACCTGCCGCCGTCGGTCACAGCGGCCCGGCCTATATCGACTCGATCACCTACAAGCTGGTATCCGAGCAATCGCTGCGGATTTCCGCCGTCCAGTCCGATCAGGCCGAAATTGCCTATAACGCTTCGCCGCAGGAGCTTCAGTCTCTCAAGGCGGATGGCTTCACCGTTTCAACGCCGCGCTACCTCGGCTTCGTCAACGGCTGGGCAGTCAACACCAAGCTCGCACCCTACGACGACGTGAAGGTACGCCAGGCTCTACAGGCCGGCATCAATCGCCAGGAGATCATCGACACCGTCTACACGCCGGACTGGAAGCTCGCGACGTCATTCATCCAGAGCAACGTGCCCGGCGCGACCGACCAGAGCGCGCTGCTGGCCTACAATCCGGACCAAGCCGGAAAGCTCCTCGACGAAGCCGGTTGGGTTAAGGGCGCCGACGGCATCCGCGCAAAGGACGGCAAGCCGCTGGTCCTAACACTCTATTCAAACCCCTATCTCGCAACATCGAAGTCGATCGACGAACTGATCGCCCAGCAGCTCGGCAAGATCGGCTGGAAGGTCGATATCCGCGCCTACGACGTGGTCACCTTCGGCCAGAAGGTCGCATTCGGCGGTCCGGCCGTGCCGGCTTACGAGGTGACGCGCAGCTTCATCGATGCGGGAACAGTCGCCAGCATCCTCACCAACGCCAACAACGGCGAGAACTGGTTTGCGCTCGACGAGCGCGACACGAAGCTCAACGATCTACGTGACAAGATCGCGGGTGCAGCCACCGTCGAAATCCGAAAGCCGCTCCTCGAAGAACTGCAGCAATACGTTCTGGAGCAGGGCTACTTCATCCCGCGCACCCAGATGGTCCAGCGCATCTACGTGCAAAGCCCGAAGCTGAAAGGCGAGACGTACAATGGCATCGCCTACGCCAGCTACTACACGGCATCCCTGAGCGAATAG
- a CDS encoding molybdopterin guanine dinucleotide-containing S/N-oxide reductase → MNDFQTHSSHWGAFSGRYRDGTLEIRPHPADPHPSPLLGNLPAVADSPMRIKRPAVRRGWLEGKKGNAQDRGADDYVEVSWARAIELVAAELERVYGDFGPTAVFGGSYGWSSAGRFHHAQSQVHRFLNVLGGYVRSVNTYSSGAAMVIIPHVLGPYDHFDRKSVTWDAIERSSELIVAFGGMAIKNSDVHGGGNSQHIVRDKLMGASTRGARFVLVSPLRDDFPLEANAEWLSITPGTDVALMLALAYVLATEGLHDRDFLDRYAVGYECFEDYLFGRSDGQRKSPGWASAICGIDAGVIEELARAMAGARTLITIAHALQRADYGEQPVWMGIVLAAMLGQMGLDGGGFSYSLGALGNNGKQQLAVPLPTFNQFRNPVADFIPVARIADMLLNPGEAFQYNGIDAHYPDTKLVYWAGGNPFHHHQDLNRLREAFRRPETIIVHETAWTASARHADIVLPATTTLEREDIGASAGDPLMVAMKRLIEPVGESRDDYEIFAAIAAHLGKAEAFTENRSSRQWLAFLYETTRTALASGGHEAPDFEEFWHRGEIRLPLEADVGGPARAFRDDPLASALPTPSGRIEIFSETVEGFGYDDCRGHPRWYPARHAGDDRYPLHLVCNQPHHRLHSQLDYGDFSRSTKIKSREPVRIHPADAAERSIVDGDIVRLFNDRGSCLAAAILSQDLRKGVMQLATGAWFEPDDRSADKAMCVHGNPNILTHDVGTSRLAQGSTGQITRVQVERFHGDPPPVRIFEEMKFTDGAHGPEMKRD, encoded by the coding sequence ATGAACGACTTCCAAACCCACAGCTCTCATTGGGGCGCTTTTTCGGGGCGCTATCGCGACGGCACGCTTGAAATCCGACCTCATCCGGCCGACCCGCATCCCTCGCCTCTGCTTGGCAATCTGCCGGCTGTCGCCGACAGCCCGATGCGCATCAAACGTCCGGCCGTGCGGCGCGGTTGGCTGGAGGGCAAGAAGGGCAATGCGCAGGACCGTGGCGCCGACGACTATGTCGAGGTGAGCTGGGCGAGGGCAATCGAGCTCGTCGCGGCTGAGCTCGAGCGGGTCTATGGCGACTTCGGCCCGACGGCCGTGTTCGGCGGTTCCTACGGCTGGTCGAGTGCCGGCCGCTTCCATCATGCCCAGAGCCAGGTCCATCGCTTCTTGAATGTGCTCGGCGGCTATGTCCGGTCCGTCAACACCTATAGCTCCGGCGCCGCAATGGTGATCATCCCCCATGTGCTCGGACCCTACGATCACTTCGACCGCAAGAGCGTCACCTGGGACGCGATCGAGCGGAGCAGCGAACTGATCGTCGCCTTCGGCGGCATGGCCATTAAGAATTCGGACGTCCATGGCGGCGGTAACAGTCAGCACATCGTGCGTGACAAGCTGATGGGCGCCAGCACGCGCGGCGCGCGTTTCGTCCTCGTCAGTCCGTTGCGAGACGACTTTCCCTTAGAAGCCAATGCGGAATGGCTGTCCATCACGCCGGGCACCGATGTCGCGCTAATGCTCGCCCTTGCCTATGTGCTTGCCACGGAAGGGCTGCACGACCGCGACTTCCTTGATCGCTATGCCGTCGGTTACGAGTGCTTCGAGGACTATTTGTTTGGCCGCAGCGATGGCCAACGGAAAAGCCCTGGATGGGCGTCTGCCATTTGCGGCATCGATGCAGGCGTCATTGAAGAGCTGGCACGGGCAATGGCGGGGGCAAGAACACTGATTACGATTGCCCACGCCCTCCAAAGAGCCGATTATGGCGAGCAGCCGGTTTGGATGGGCATTGTGCTGGCCGCGATGCTCGGCCAGATGGGCCTCGACGGGGGCGGCTTCTCCTATTCGCTGGGCGCCCTGGGCAACAACGGCAAGCAGCAACTGGCCGTGCCGCTGCCGACCTTCAACCAGTTCCGCAATCCTGTGGCGGATTTCATTCCCGTCGCCCGAATTGCCGACATGCTCCTCAATCCGGGCGAGGCATTTCAGTACAACGGCATTGATGCGCACTATCCCGATACCAAACTGGTCTACTGGGCAGGCGGAAATCCGTTCCACCATCACCAGGATCTCAACAGGCTGCGCGAGGCCTTTCGCCGGCCGGAAACCATCATCGTGCACGAGACGGCGTGGACCGCCTCGGCCCGCCACGCGGACATTGTCCTGCCGGCGACGACGACACTCGAGCGCGAGGATATCGGCGCTTCAGCCGGTGATCCGCTGATGGTGGCGATGAAGCGCCTGATCGAACCGGTGGGCGAGTCGCGCGATGACTACGAGATCTTCGCCGCGATAGCGGCACATCTCGGCAAGGCGGAGGCCTTCACGGAAAACCGATCGTCGCGGCAATGGCTCGCCTTCCTGTATGAGACGACCCGCACGGCGCTGGCGTCCGGCGGCCACGAGGCTCCGGACTTCGAGGAATTCTGGCATCGCGGAGAAATCCGCCTGCCGCTGGAAGCCGATGTGGGCGGTCCGGCGCGGGCCTTCCGCGACGATCCGCTCGCATCGGCCCTGCCGACGCCTTCGGGTAGAATCGAGATCTTCTCTGAAACTGTCGAAGGCTTTGGCTACGACGATTGCCGCGGCCATCCGCGATGGTACCCGGCCCGGCACGCAGGCGACGACCGCTATCCGCTGCACCTCGTTTGCAACCAGCCGCATCATCGCCTGCACAGCCAGCTCGACTACGGCGATTTCAGCCGTTCGACGAAGATCAAGAGCCGTGAACCGGTCCGCATTCACCCGGCCGACGCTGCCGAGCGCAGCATCGTCGATGGGGACATCGTGAGGCTGTTCAATGACCGTGGCAGCTGCCTTGCCGCCGCGATCCTCAGCCAGGACCTGCGGAAAGGCGTTATGCAGCTTGCGACCGGCGCGTGGTTCGAGCCGGACGACCGGAGCGCCGACAAAGCCATGTGCGTGCACGGCAATCCCAACATTCTAACACATGATGTCGGCACCTCAAGATTGGCGCAGGGCTCGACCGGGCAAATAACCCGCGTGCAAGTCGAACGATTTCACGGCGACCCGCCCCCAGTTCGAATATTCGAAGAAATGAAGTTTACCGATGGCGCTCATGGCCCCGAGATGAAGAGGGATTGA
- a CDS encoding FAD-binding oxidoreductase: protein MTHLSTELSDKLRAIFGDRFSTSPALREQHGRGESYHTAAMPDGVVFAEHTDEVAQTVRLCAAEGVPVIAFGAGTSLEGHLTAICGGISIDLSRMSLIVRVGAEDLDCTVEAGVTREQLNTHLRDKGLFFPIDPGANASIGGMAATRASGTNAVRYGTMRENVLSLTVVLPSGQVVRTGGRARKSSAGYDLTRLFIGSEGTLGIITEVTLRLYGIPETITAALCSFASVEQAVDTAIAVVQLGIPVARMELMDRGLIAAVNAYSNLTLKIEDTLAFEFHGSPAAVQEQVDMVAAIVDEHGGRDFEWANAAEDRNRLWKARHNAFYAVVSQRQNAKGWSSDVCVPVSELSDCILKTRALLQGCSVPAAILGHVGDGNYHVVFAVDPDNRAELDEVAAINKAMVLHALSVGGTSTGEHGIGTGKIDYLRREHGDAVDLMAVIKAAIDPMNIMNPGKILPE from the coding sequence ATGACGCACCTCTCGACAGAACTTTCCGACAAACTCCGCGCCATTTTCGGCGATCGCTTCTCGACTTCGCCTGCCCTGCGCGAGCAGCATGGCCGCGGCGAATCCTACCATACGGCAGCGATGCCGGACGGCGTCGTATTTGCGGAACACACTGACGAGGTGGCGCAGACCGTCCGGCTATGTGCGGCCGAAGGCGTGCCGGTAATCGCGTTTGGGGCGGGCACCTCGCTGGAGGGGCATCTGACGGCGATATGCGGCGGCATCTCCATCGATCTTTCGCGCATGTCGCTGATCGTCCGGGTCGGCGCCGAAGATCTCGATTGTACAGTCGAAGCCGGCGTCACCCGCGAGCAGCTCAACACCCATCTGCGCGACAAGGGACTTTTCTTCCCGATTGATCCCGGCGCCAACGCCTCGATCGGCGGCATGGCGGCGACACGCGCCTCGGGCACCAACGCCGTCCGTTATGGCACGATGCGCGAAAACGTCCTGTCGCTGACCGTCGTCCTGCCGAGCGGACAGGTCGTGCGCACCGGCGGACGGGCCCGCAAATCCTCGGCCGGCTACGATCTTACTCGGCTGTTCATCGGCTCGGAAGGGACGCTCGGTATCATCACTGAGGTGACACTTCGACTCTACGGCATTCCCGAGACAATTACGGCGGCGCTGTGCTCGTTTGCGAGCGTCGAGCAGGCGGTCGACACAGCGATCGCTGTCGTCCAGCTGGGCATCCCCGTCGCCCGCATGGAACTGATGGACCGTGGGCTCATCGCTGCGGTCAACGCCTATTCCAACCTGACGCTGAAGATCGAGGACACACTTGCCTTTGAATTCCACGGCTCTCCCGCTGCCGTACAGGAGCAGGTCGACATGGTGGCGGCGATCGTCGACGAGCATGGCGGCCGGGATTTCGAATGGGCCAACGCAGCGGAAGATCGAAACCGGCTGTGGAAGGCGCGTCACAACGCATTCTATGCAGTGGTTTCACAGCGTCAGAATGCCAAAGGCTGGTCGTCAGACGTCTGCGTTCCCGTCTCGGAACTGAGCGACTGCATTCTGAAGACGCGCGCACTGCTGCAGGGCTGCAGCGTCCCGGCCGCCATTCTCGGCCATGTCGGCGACGGCAACTATCACGTCGTCTTCGCCGTCGATCCGGACAACAGGGCAGAGCTCGACGAGGTCGCGGCGATTAACAAGGCGATGGTTCTGCACGCACTCTCGGTCGGCGGCACGTCGACCGGTGAACACGGCATAGGAACGGGCAAGATCGACTACCTGCGCCGCGAACACGGCGATGCCGTCGATCTGATGGCCGTGATCAAGGCCGCGATCGATCCCATGAACATCATGAACCCGGGCAAGATTCTGCCGGAATGA
- a CDS encoding sulfurtransferase, whose amino-acid sequence MSATLPGSLVSTEWLSAHLYHGTLPHMLPSSAAFERHASDLGIANDGVVVIYDTPGLMSAGRVWWTLRTFGHDRVAILDGGLKKWLSEARPVTDEVTHPASTSFRAKFAPAAARSKAQLLDNLTSHAEQVIDARSVGRFTAEEKEARLGLRSGHIPGSLNLPFNALTDPQSGEVRPLAEIRAAFEDAGLDFAEPVIASCGSGVTAAALAFALYLVGKQDVAIYDGAATEWGQHGDTPAATGAAKTGGGE is encoded by the coding sequence ATGTCCGCTACATTGCCAGGTTCGCTCGTGTCCACCGAATGGCTGTCGGCCCATCTCTACCATGGGACGCTTCCCCACATGCTACCGTCCAGTGCGGCGTTCGAGCGCCATGCCTCGGATCTCGGCATCGCCAACGACGGCGTTGTCGTGATCTACGACACGCCCGGCCTGATGTCGGCGGGACGGGTCTGGTGGACGCTGCGGACCTTCGGCCACGACAGGGTCGCCATCCTCGACGGCGGACTGAAGAAATGGCTGAGCGAGGCAAGGCCGGTGACCGACGAAGTTACCCATCCGGCCAGCACCTCGTTCCGTGCCAAATTCGCGCCGGCTGCCGCCCGCTCAAAGGCGCAGCTTCTCGACAATCTGACGAGCCATGCGGAGCAAGTCATCGATGCCCGATCGGTCGGCCGTTTCACCGCAGAGGAAAAGGAGGCGCGGCTCGGTCTGCGATCAGGACATATTCCCGGAAGCCTCAATCTGCCCTTCAACGCGCTGACCGATCCGCAATCCGGCGAAGTCCGCCCGTTGGCTGAGATCCGCGCGGCCTTCGAGGATGCCGGTCTCGATTTCGCCGAACCCGTCATCGCAAGCTGCGGCTCCGGCGTTACCGCGGCGGCACTCGCCTTTGCGCTGTATCTCGTCGGCAAGCAGGACGTCGCGATCTACGACGGCGCCGCGACCGAGTGGGGACAGCACGGCGACACACCGGCCGCCACCGGCGCGGCAAAAACCGGAGGCGGCGAATGA
- a CDS encoding 2-hydroxychromene-2-carboxylate isomerase, which translates to MTKNIDYFFGIGSPWAFIGLEAFTALAAKHGASIRPFVIPLVEDNGAIYSRNRPEARRAYWIKDLKRWAAVRGKTLDFDNRSTLSDPTPAGLMVIAAIERSDNWLKLTAALQAAFWERGEDIGQSTVRVAIADAAGLDGTALEQRAQAEDVKATWESNLETARAGGVFGFPTFRYDGELYWGQDSLPFLDRHLNGDKIVA; encoded by the coding sequence ATGACCAAGAACATCGACTATTTTTTCGGCATTGGTTCGCCCTGGGCTTTCATCGGCCTTGAGGCCTTTACGGCGCTTGCCGCCAAACACGGCGCCTCGATCCGCCCCTTCGTGATTCCGCTCGTTGAGGACAACGGCGCCATCTATTCGCGCAACCGACCGGAAGCCCGCCGCGCCTACTGGATTAAAGACCTGAAGCGCTGGGCAGCCGTCCGCGGCAAGACCCTAGATTTCGACAACCGCTCCACTCTCTCCGATCCCACGCCGGCCGGTTTGATGGTCATTGCCGCAATCGAGCGTAGCGACAACTGGTTGAAGCTGACGGCCGCGCTACAGGCGGCGTTCTGGGAACGAGGAGAGGATATCGGTCAATCAACTGTCCGCGTTGCCATTGCCGATGCTGCCGGGCTCGATGGCACTGCATTGGAGCAACGGGCCCAGGCCGAAGACGTCAAGGCCACCTGGGAATCAAACCTCGAGACGGCAAGAGCGGGCGGCGTCTTTGGCTTTCCGACCTTCCGCTACGATGGTGAGCTCTACTGGGGGCAGGACAGCCTGCCATTCCTCGATCGGCATCTGAACGGCGACAAGATCGTCGCCTGA
- a CDS encoding TetR/AcrR family transcriptional regulator has product MKEPISDQILTAVGALFYREGIRAVGIDRIIEEAKVAKATLYRHFPSKDHLVAAYLEDRHHRVIRSLREVLDEAKTPRDQIRMIFEQLHQKADSPEFRGCAFALAVAEHGDSVRVTTVARMHKKTVKDIFRAVMANSDLGSEPAAAHLSLLYEGALATVAVERDPGVVLIARDCAIAVFDTALHSNRKAAKSIP; this is encoded by the coding sequence ATGAAAGAGCCAATATCCGACCAGATTCTCACCGCGGTGGGAGCGCTATTTTATCGCGAGGGCATACGTGCCGTTGGCATTGACCGAATCATCGAGGAGGCCAAGGTTGCCAAGGCCACACTGTATCGGCATTTCCCTTCAAAGGACCATCTTGTCGCCGCCTATCTCGAAGATCGCCACCACCGCGTCATCCGATCGCTTCGAGAGGTTCTTGACGAGGCGAAGACGCCACGGGATCAGATCCGAATGATTTTCGAGCAGCTGCACCAGAAAGCCGACAGTCCGGAATTCCGCGGCTGTGCATTCGCGCTCGCCGTTGCCGAACATGGCGATTCGGTGCGCGTCACGACGGTCGCGCGTATGCACAAAAAGACGGTGAAGGATATCTTCCGCGCCGTCATGGCAAATTCCGATCTGGGCTCCGAACCGGCGGCAGCACATCTTTCCCTTCTCTACGAAGGCGCGCTGGCAACGGTCGCCGTCGAACGCGATCCCGGTGTGGTTCTCATCGCGCGCGATTGCGCCATCGCCGTCTTCGACACGGCCCTTCATTCGAACAGAAAAGCTGCAAAGAGCATTCCATGA
- a CDS encoding FMN-dependent NADH-azoreductase translates to MSSILLLTSSPRSDSLSTQIATELAEKLKAQTPGATLVHRDLTATALPHIDEVFTTAIRTPADGRTAEQNEVTKTSDMLTQELLAADTLIIGTGMINFSIYSSLKSWIDNIARAGLTFKYGETGPIGLTSGKKAYIVLASGGIYSTGPAEALNHATPYLKSILAFIGVTDVETVVVEGLAYGPEAAEKAIAAARTRSDELAAAA, encoded by the coding sequence ATGTCCTCCATCCTTCTCCTTACATCCAGCCCACGCTCCGATTCTCTCTCGACCCAGATCGCCACTGAACTTGCCGAAAAGCTCAAGGCACAGACGCCCGGCGCAACGCTTGTGCACCGCGACTTGACCGCGACGGCGCTGCCGCACATCGACGAAGTGTTCACAACCGCCATTCGCACGCCAGCCGACGGCCGCACAGCCGAGCAGAATGAAGTGACGAAGACGTCAGACATGCTGACCCAAGAGCTTCTTGCCGCCGACACGCTGATCATCGGTACCGGTATGATCAATTTTTCCATCTACTCGTCACTGAAGAGCTGGATCGACAATATCGCCCGTGCCGGCCTGACCTTCAAATATGGCGAGACCGGCCCGATTGGCCTGACCAGCGGCAAAAAGGCTTATATCGTGCTTGCCTCCGGCGGGATCTATTCGACCGGCCCGGCCGAGGCGCTGAACCACGCCACGCCGTACCTGAAGTCGATTCTCGCCTTCATCGGCGTCACCGACGTCGAGACGGTGGTGGTCGAAGGCCTCGCCTATGGTCCTGAAGCGGCTGAGAAAGCCATTGCAGCTGCCCGCACCCGTTCTGACGAACTGGCGGCTGCTGCCTGA
- a CDS encoding LysR family transcriptional regulator: MLPNPTLDQLQVFLAVAEAGSFSAASRSLNRAQSVISYTIANLEAQLQVGLFERSGARQAKLTDAGAAMLGDARRILSDLEVMRARVGSLKEGIEAEVAAAISVMVPTGLMVEVLREFRDRYPSVSMRLNVGELGAVMELVSSGQSTIGIGGAIFKQDDSLVVERIGHSFMMPVAAANHPLAAIDRPLTIADVREEVQLVVTDSTAMTKGRDFNVLSYRTWRVSDVATKHHLVRGGLGWGGLPASLIREDLLSGRLVHLDLEAYEQGEYPIYAIHKLAHPPGPATVWMVDAFRSRLTTCPSRIDFMEGRMPFDKPEDAIAAE; this comes from the coding sequence GTGCTGCCTAACCCGACATTGGACCAATTGCAGGTATTTCTGGCTGTCGCCGAGGCTGGTAGCTTCTCAGCCGCCTCACGCTCCCTAAACCGCGCCCAGTCGGTGATTTCCTATACGATCGCCAATCTGGAGGCACAGCTTCAAGTCGGGCTGTTCGAACGCTCCGGCGCCCGCCAGGCGAAGTTGACCGATGCCGGTGCGGCCATGCTCGGGGATGCCCGCCGCATCCTCTCCGATTTGGAGGTCATGCGCGCCCGCGTCGGCAGTCTCAAGGAAGGGATCGAGGCCGAGGTCGCCGCGGCCATCAGCGTCATGGTGCCGACCGGCCTGATGGTCGAAGTGCTGCGGGAGTTCCGCGACCGTTATCCGTCCGTCTCTATGCGTCTCAATGTCGGCGAACTCGGAGCCGTCATGGAACTAGTCTCCAGCGGTCAATCGACGATTGGCATCGGCGGTGCGATCTTCAAGCAGGACGATTCGTTGGTAGTCGAGCGCATCGGCCATTCCTTCATGATGCCGGTCGCCGCTGCCAATCATCCGCTCGCCGCAATCGACCGGCCGTTGACGATCGCCGATGTCCGCGAAGAGGTGCAGCTTGTTGTCACCGATTCCACGGCGATGACCAAGGGTCGTGATTTCAACGTTTTGTCCTACCGGACCTGGCGCGTCAGCGACGTCGCCACCAAGCATCATCTGGTGCGGGGCGGCCTGGGCTGGGGCGGGTTGCCGGCGTCGCTGATCCGCGAGGACCTTTTGAGCGGCCGCCTGGTTCATCTCGACCTTGAAGCCTACGAGCAGGGCGAATACCCGATCTATGCGATCCACAAGCTTGCCCATCCGCCGGGTCCGGCGACCGTCTGGATGGTCGATGCGTTTCGCTCGCGGCTGACCACCTGCCCGAGCCGCATCGATTTCATGGAAGGCCGGATGCCCTTTGACAAGCCGGAAGACGCCATCGCCGCGGAATGA